The following DNA comes from Anaerostipes rhamnosivorans.
GTATGATTCTGCACAGGGAAGATATGCATTAGGCGACAAGGTAGAAGCAAAAGAATCTTCCATCGTAGTTGACGGAAAAGAAATCGAAATCTACGCAGAAGCAGACGCAACAAAACTTCCTTGGGGAGAATTAGATGTTGATGTTGTATTAGAATGTACAGGATTCTACACATCTAAAGACAAAGCATCCGCACACGTTCAGGCAGGAGCTAAGAAAGTTGTTATTTCTGCGCCAGCTGGAAATGATCTTCCAACTATCGTATATAATGTAAACCACGATACATTGACAAAAGAAGACACAGTCATCTCAGCAGCATCTTGTACAACAAACTGCTTAGCACCTATGGCTGATGCACTGAACAAGTATGCACCAATCCAGTCTGGTATCATGTTAACAGTACATGCTTACACAGGAGATCAGATGACTCTTGACGGACCTCAGAGAAAAGGTGACTTAAGAAGAGCACGTGCAGCTGCAGTCAACATCGTACCTAACTCTACAGGTGCTGCAAAAGCTATCGGATTAGTTATCCCAGAATTAAACGGAAAATTAATCGGATCTGCTCAGCGTGTACCGGTTCCTACAGGATCAACAACACTTTTAACAGCAGTTGTTAAAGGTGACAATGTAACTGTTGAAGGAATCAACGCAGCTATGAAAGCAGCAGCAACAGAGTCTTTCGGATACACAGAAGAAGAATTAGTATCTTCTGACATCATCGGAATCAAATATGGTTCTTTATTCGACGCAACTCAGACAATGGTTACTGAAGTTGGTGACGGATTATATGAAGTACAGGTTGTTTCTTGGTATGACAACGAAAACTCATACACAAGCCAGATGGTTAGAACAATCAAATACTTTGCAGAATTAGCATAAGCTTCTACACTTTTGTGAGGACAAGCCTCAGAAGTCAGTGTAATATTCTGTAATATTATAAAGACTCAAACGGGTCCGGTCTTTTTGGACCGGACCGTTTTTTTATTCCATAGGAAGACTTTTTAGTCCTTCCTATAAGAAATCCTAGGAGGAAAGAACATGTTAAACAAGAAATCAGTAGATGATATCAACGTAAAAGGAAAAAAAGTCTTAGTGCGCTGTGACTTCAACGTTCCGCTTCAGGATGGAAAGATCACAGATGAGAACCGTCTTGTGGCAGCACTTCCTACACTAAAGAAGTTAATTGCTGACGGCGGAAAGCTGATCCTCTGCTCACACTTAGGAAAACCAAAAGGGGAACCGAAACCGGAGTTATCTCTTGCGCCAGTAGCAGAAAGATTAAGCGAGTTATTAGGACAGGAAGTAAAGTTTGCTGCAGATGACAACGTGGTAGGACCGAATGCAAAAGCTGCGGTAGAAGGAATGCAGGACGGGGATGTCATTTTACTTCAGAATACACGCTACAGAGCAGAAGAGACAAAGAATGGAGAAGAGTTCAGCAAAGAACTTGCAAGTCTCTGCGATGTTTTTGTTAATGATGCTTTTGGTACCGCTCATAGAGCTCACTGCTCTAACGTGGGAGTTACAAAGTTCGTGGACACTGCAGTTGTAGGATATTTAATGCAGAAAGAGATTGATTTCTTAGGAAATGCGGTCAACAATCCGGAACGTCCTATGGTCGCTATCTTGGGAGGAGCAAAGGTTTCCTCTAAGATCTCTGTGATCAATAACCTGCTAGACAAAGTCGATACTTTGATCATCGGCGGAGGTATGGCATATACTTTCATGAAAGCATTGGGAGAAGAAGTTGGAGATTCCCTTCTGGAAGCTGACTACTTAGACTACGCAAAAGAAATGATGGACAAGGCAAAAGAAAAAGGTGTGAACTTACTGATTCCTGTTGACACTGTAGTTGCTGATGACTTCTCAAATGACGCCAACATCAAAACTGTTGAGAGAGGCGGAATCGAAGCAGGATGGCAGGGACTTGACATCGGACCAAAGACAAGAGAACTGTTTTCAAATGCACTGAAAGATGCCAAGACTGTAGTATGGAACGGACCGATGGGATGCTTTGAGATGCCGAACTTTGCAGCAGGAACCGTTGCAGTTGCAGAAGCACTGGCAGAGATCGACGCTACAACTATCATTGGCGGAGGAGATTCCGCAGCGGCAGTTAACCAGCTCGGATTCGGAGATAAGATGACTCATATCTCTACAGGTGGTGGAGCATCACTGGAATTCCTGGAAGGAAAAGAATTACCAGGCGTTGCAGCGGCAAACGATAAATAAGCACTGTACACTTATTGAAAGTAATCGGAGGATATAGCATTATGCGTAAAACAATCGTAGCAGGAAACTGGAAAATGAACAAAACACCTAGCGAGACAGTAGCTTTAGTTAATGAATTAAAGCCATTGGTAGCAAGCGAGGTTTCAGATGTTGTCTTCTGTGTGCCGGCCATCTGTATTCCGGCAGCACTGGAAGCTGCAAAAGGAAGTAACATCAACATCGGCGCTGAGAACATGTATTTTGAAGAGAGCGGCGCTTACACAGGCGAGATCGCTCCGAATATGTTAACAGACTTAGGTGTGAAATATGTTATCATCGGACATTCTGAGAGAAGAGAATATTTTGCAGAAACAGATGAGACAGTGAATAAAAAAGTCTTAAAAGCTTTTGAACATGGAATTACTCCAATCGTTTGCTGCGGTGAGACACTTGCTCAGAGAGAGCAGGGTGTGACCATCGATTTCGTACGCCAGCAGATCAAGATCGCATTCCAGGGTGTGACTGCTGACCAGGCAAAGACAGCTGTCATTGCATACGAACCGATCTGGGCTATCGGAACAGGAAAAGTTGCGACGACAGAACAGGCTCAGGAAGTATGTAAAGCGATCCGTGAGTGCATCGCTGAAGTATACGATCAGGCAACAGCGGACGCTATTCGTATCCAGTACGGCGGTTCTGTATCCGCTGCAAGTGCACCAGAATTATTTGCACAGGAAGACATCGATGGAGGATTAGTCGGTGGAGCTGCTTTAAAACCAGACTTTGGTAAGATCGTGAATTACAAATAATGATTTAAGTGAATTAATAATTTCCCGCAGATATCTCATAAAGTGTCTGCGGGATTTTTGTAAGTTTATGGAGATTGAATTTATTATCATATTGAGATATAATATGACTATAGAGAAAGTGGGTGATGTTATGCAGCCAGAAATCAGGCCGTCAGCAGATTTGAGAAATCATTATAGTGAAATATCAAAGCAATGTAAGGAATCAAGAGAGCCGATCGTTATCACGGTAAATGGACGTGGAGATACGGTTGTCCTTGGTATTCAACAATATAATCAAATGAAGGCTGAATTAGAGTTATTGAGAACTTTGGCGGAAGCCGAGGATGACGTGAAAAACGGAAGACTCGAGCCAGTTCAGGAAACTTTTGATGGCATCCGGTCTGCCCTCCAATCAAGGTGACAGGATATGGCATTTCAAATAATACGAACAGATAAATTTGAAGATCAGCTGAGGGATATTATATTTTACATTGCTGCTGATTCAGGTGACAACAAGATTGCCCTGGCTTATTTGGACAAAATAGAAAAACGTGTCATCCAGCTAAAAGATGTTCCATGCTCAGGCAGCACTCCAAGATACTCTATTTTGAAAAAGCAGGGATACCGGGTTCTTATTGTAGAACGTCATCTGATTTTCTACAAAGTAAATGAGACAAATAAAAATGTCATAATTTATGCAATCGTAGATGGAAAAAGGGAATATAAAAACCTGATATGATTTATATGAATTCCCTGGTTGAATTCATTCTCAAAAATCGTTATAATATTAACGGACTATAAAAAGAGATCAATGAAGATAAAGGAGATTACAATGAGTAAAAAACCAACGGTATTAATGATATTAGATGGTTATGGACTGAATGATAATAAAGAGGGCAATGCCATTGCGGCGGCTAACACTCCGGTTATGGACGAACTGATGAAGACTTGCCCGTTTGTCCCTGGAAATGCTTCTGGCATGGCTGTAGGGCTTCCGGATGGTCAGATGGGGAATTCCGAAGTAGGACATCTAAATATGGGTGCAGGAAGGATCGTATATCAGGAACTTACCAGGATCACTAAAGAAATCCAGGACGGCGATTTCTTTGAAAACGAAGCACTGCTCCAGGCAGTGGAAAACTGTAAAAAGAACGGCAGCGCCCTTCATGCTATGGGTCTGGTTTCCGACGGAGGAGTACATAGCCATAATACTCATCTGTATGGTCTGCTGGAACTTGCGAAGAGAAATAATATCGATAAAGTATATGTGCATGCATTCTTAGATGGACGTGACACAGCTCCGACTTCTGGAAAAGGATTTGTTGAAGAACTGGAAGCAAAGATGAAAGAGATCGGGGTCGGTAAAGTTGCGACTGTTTCAGGACGTTACTATGCTATGGACCGTGATAACCGCTGGGACCGTGTGGAGAAGGCCTATAAAGCCCTTGTCATGGGAGAAGGTGTGATGAAAGATTCTGCCGTGGATGCTATTGCGGATTCTTACAAAGAAGAAGTCAATGACGAGTTTGTTTTACCGACTGTTATCACAGAAAATGGAGAGCCAACCGCTACTATTAAGGAAAATGACTCTGTTGTTTTCTTCAACTTCCGCCCGGATCGTGCAAGAGAGATTACTAGAGCAATCTGTGACGACAAGTTTGACAGCTTTGAACGTCCAAACGGATATTTTAAGACAACTTTCGTTTGTTTTACAGAATATGATGCAACAATTCCGAACAAGATTGTAGCATTCCACAAAGTTGAGATCAAGAATACATTTGGGGAGTTCTTGGCAAAACAAGGATTAAAACAGCTTCGTCTGGCTGAGACAGAGAAATATGCACATGTGACATTCTTCTTTAACGGAGGCGTAGAGGTTCCGAATGAGGGAGAGGAGAGAACTCTGGTTAAATCCCCATCTGTGGCAACCTATGACCTGCAGCCGGAGATGAGTGCTTTGGAAGTGGGAAGCAAACTTGTGGAAGCGATTGAGTCCGATCAGTATGATGTGATCATCATTAACTTTGCAAACCCTGACATGGTAGGCCATACTGGTATCTGCGAAGCGGCAGTAAAAGCCATTGAGACCGTTGATGGATGCGTGGGAAGAGCAGTGGAAGCCATCAAAAAGGTGGATGGACAGATGTTCATCTGTGCAGACCACGGAAATGCGGAACAGTTGGTTGACTACGTGACCGGCGCTCCGTTTACTGCTCATACGATCAATCAGGTACCGTTTATCTTAGTAAACTACAAGGAAGGTGTAAAACTGAGAGAAGGCGGATGTTTGGCCGACATTGCTCCGACTTTGATCGAAATGATGGGTCTTGAGCAGCCGGAAGAAATGACAGGAAAGTCTTTATTAGTGAAATAAATCGTTTTATGGAAGGGAGCAGTGTGTTTTTTCATGCACACTGCTCTCTTTTTGTATTTCAATGTATGGATCTTCATCTATCTGGATAAAATACTACTAATTACTTGTAAAGGATGTGAGTGTGTTGAAATATGGCTTATCAATAGAAGATGTTATAGGAAGAGAAGTTTTAGACTCCAGGGGAAATCCTACGGTGGAAGTGGAGGTTATATTGTCAAATGGGCATTATGGATCTGCATTGGTGCCATCTGGGGCTTCCACAGGGAAATTCGAGGCTTTAGAGCTTCGTGACCGTGAAAAACGCTACGGAGGTCTGGGGGTGGAGACAGCGGTAAACCACGTCAATCACAGGATCGCAGACCGTCTGGTGGGAAAAAATGCGCTGAATCAGATCGAGATCGATCAGATCATGATCGAAGCAGACGGAACTGAGAATAAAGAGAAATTTGGCGCCAATGCCATTCTCGGGGCATCTCTTGCCACGGCAAGGGCTGCCGCCAACGGACTGGGGATACCGCTGTACCAGTATTTAGGCGGAAGTTTTGCTTGTAAGCTTCCGGTACCGATGATGAATATTTTAAATGGAGGAAAGCATGCGGACAATACGGTGGACTTCCAGGAATTTATGATCGCGCCGGTTGGAGCCGAGACCTTCAAAGAAGCACTGATGATGGGAACTGAAATTTACCATAAGCTGAAAAGTATCTTAAAAGAGAATCATTTGAGCACAGGAGTAGGGGATGAAGGCGGTTTTGCGCCGAATCTGGAAAGTCCTGAGGCTGCTCTGGATCTTTTGGTCAAAGCCATCGAAAATGCTGGCTACAAAGCAGGGGAACAGGTGATGATCGCCATGGACTGCGCTGCTTCAGAGATCTATGACGAAGATGAAGATGTGTACTACTTTCCAGGGGAAAGCCAGATGACCGGAAAGGAAATCCGCAGGAATTCTGAGGAGATGGTACAGTATTACGAACAGCTTACAGAGCATTATCCGATCTTCTCGATCGAAGACGGATTAAACGAAGAAGATGCGCCGGGCTGGAAGGTTCTCACATACCGTCTTGGCCAGAAGATCCTGCTGGTGGGTGATGACCTGTTTGTGACCAATAAAAAGCGTCTAATGGATGGGATTGAAAATGATATGGCAAATAGTATCCTGATCAAACCTAACCAGATCGGTACTTTGACCGAAACATTGGATGCCATCGAGACTGCAAAAAGGGCAGGTTATAAGACCATCATTTCCCATCGTTCCGGAGAAACAGAAGACACCACCATTGCAGACATTGCGGTTGGTACAAATAGCGGGTTGATCAAGACAGGCGCACCGTGCCGTTCTGACCGGACAGCAAAATATAACCGTCTGCTTAGGATTGAGGAGGAACTTGGTTCTTGCAAACGATATGGATTGTATTTATAGAGGTACAGCGGTATAATAAAAATAAATAAAGTATTTCATGGACTTACATGGAATATTCCCGTATATGGAGAAGAGACCTCAGGAGAAGCAGGACAGCGGTGCAACGTTGTCCTGTTTTTTGCAGTGCTGTCTGTTAAGAAAAGGTAAGATACTGCGGGATCCTTGCATTTTATGGAAAGGTGTGCTAGAATAATCAGCAGTGAGCAGAAACATTAGGAGGAAAAGGCAATGAAAATGGCATTAACTATACTGTTTTTGGTATCGTGTATTGTTCTGATTATATTAGTATTGATGCAAGAAGGAAAAGAAGCCGGATTGGGATCTCTGACAGGATCAACGATCTCCGGTACGTATTGGAGCAAGAACAAAGGCCGCTCCAGAGAAGGAAGCATTATAAAAGCGACGACTGTTTTTACAGTGATCTTTTTTGTGACAGCAGCTCTTCTTTGTTCCAGATTTCTTTAGAATGGAAACACTTCTTAAAGCAGATAATGTTTAAGAAGTGTTTTTTTATTCTGTAGGAAGGTTCTTCCAAACTCCCTACAGAATAAAAAAGCCCTATGGGCGTTATGCACACAAATACGCAAGGAAATCGTTTGTCCTATATTCTGCAGAAAGAAAAGGAAAAGTTATGGAAAAGGAATTATATAATCAAAGAAAAAAGAGAATCAGCGATCTGATTTATGATAAACATTATGAGCCTATGAAACAAAAGGAAATCGGATACCTTTTACAGGTGGAGCCAGAAGACCGCAAGGAGCTTGCACAGATTCTTGGGGAGCTTGTGGATGAGGGAACTATTGAGGTTTCCAAAAGAGGCAAGTTCCGCCCGGTTACCAAAAAGACGTTAACAGGAACCTTTACCTGTACCCAGAAGGGATTTGGATTTGTCTCAGTGGAGGGAGAAGACAGCGATTTTTATATTGCTGAGAATGATATGAACGGAGCCTTCCATGAGGATACTGTTTTGATTGAGGTGACGGAAGACCAGGCCAAAAACGGAAGACGGAAAGAGGCCAGGATCATCAAGATTATTGAGCGTGGAATGAAGGAGATTGTAGGAACGTTTGAAAAAAACAAAAGTTATGGCTTTGTGGTTCCGGATAATCAAAGATTTGAAAGTGACATCTTTATTCCAAAAGAACAGTGCGGGAATCTGACGGACGGATTCAAGGTTCTTGTAGAGATCACGGATTATGGAGATATACGAAGAAGCCCCGAAGGGAAGATCATAGAAGTTCTGGGGCACAGAGACGATCCGAGGGTGGACATCCTGTCCATTGTCAAGGCGTATAATATCCCTACAGAGTTTGGGGAAGAGATTGTCAAGGAAGTGGAAGCGGTCCCTTCTTTTGTGGAAACATCAGCTTTGGAAGGCCGGCTGGACCTGAGGGATTGGCAGACGGTGACCATTGATGGTGAAGATGCCAAGGATTTGGATGATGCGATTACCTTGACAAAAACAGACAGCGGATATCAGTTGGGGGTCCACATTGCGGATGTCTCTGAATATGTGACGGAACACTCAGCACTGGATAAGGAAGCACTGAAAAGAGGAACCAGTGTTTATCTGGTGGATAGAGTGATTCCGATGCTGCCTCATCAGCTGTCCAATGGAATCTGTTCCCTCAATGCAGGCACTGACCGTCTGGCGTTGAGCTGCATTATGGAACTGGATGAAAAGGGTAACCTAAAGAGCCACCGTATTGCTGAGACGGTCATTCTTGTGGACGAGCGTATGACCTATACCAGCGTAGCAGCGGTCTTGGACGGAGACGAACAGGAGCGGACACGTTATAAGGACTTTGTCCAGATGTTTGAGCAGATGAAAGAACTCTCAGATGTTTTGAGGGAACGCAGACATGAACGGGGCAGTGTGGACTTTGATTTCCCTGAGTCAAAAATTCTCTTAAACGAAGAGGGGAAAGCAATCGATGTGATTCCTGCAAAAAGAAATGCAGCCACAAAGATCATAGAAGATTTTATGCTGCTGGCCAATGAGACTGTGGCAGAGAATTTTTACTGGCAGGAGACACCGTTTGTCTACCGGACACATGACAATCCGGATGGAGAGAAGGTTCAGAAGCTGCGGACATTTTTGGAGAATTTCGGGATTGTTCTGAAGCTGAAAAAGGATGAGATCCACCCGAAGGAAATACAAAAACTGCTGACCAAGGTGGAGGGAACTCCAGAGGAGGCACTGATCAGCCGCCTTACGTTAAGATCTATGAAACAGGCCAGATACACCACAGAGAGTTCAGGTCATTTTGGCCTGTCAACTCAGTATTACTGCCACTTTACTTCTCCGATCCGAAGATATCCGGATCTGCAGATCCATAGGATCATAAAAGAATCTCTTCGGGGGAAGCTGAATACCAAAAGAATCCGGCATTATGAATCCATACTTCCTAAGGTTTCTGAACAGTCTTCTAAAATGGAGCGCAGAGCGGATGAAGTAGAGAGGGAAGTAGAGAAGCTTAAAAAAACGGAGTATATGGAGCGGCATATCGGGCAGCAGTACAAAGGTGTGATCTCCGGGGTGACCGGATGGGGCATTTATGTAGAACTGCCGAATACGATTGAAGGTATGGTCCATGTGTCAAAGCTGCCGGGAGATTATTATAATTATAATGAGATGTCATACTCTATGGTTGGGGAGAGAACAGGGCGCACATGGAAGCTTGGACAGCCGGTACAGATCCTGGTGACTGGAGTTGACAAGATTTTGAAAAATATTGATTTTGAGATTGTTGAGGAGGATGAACATGGCGAAGACGGGCGGAACAAAGCTGATTGCGAATAACAAAAAGGCACGTCATGATTACTTTGTGGAAGAGACCGTGGAAGCGGGAATTGTGCTTTTTGGAACAGAAGTAAAATCTATGAGACAGGGCCACTGCAGTATCAAGGAAGCCTTTATCAGCATTGATAATGGAGAAATCTTTGTGAAACAGATGCATGTGAGCCCATATGAGAAGGGAAACATTTTTAACAAAGATCCATTGAGAGAAAGGAAGCTTCTGCTCCACAGTTCTGAGATTACAAGACTGATGTCAGAAGTAAACAGAAAAGGCTATACTCTGATCCCTCTCCGGGTTTATTTCAAAGGAAGCCTGGTGAAGGTAGAGGTTGGGCTTTGCCGCGGTAAGAAGCTGTATGACAAACGTCAGGATATCGCCAAGAAAGACCAGAAGAGAGAAGCCCTCAGAGACTTTAAGGTCAGAAATCTGGGATAGCTGCACGGAACCTCCCGGCCCTTTCCGCATATTATAGTTACAAAAGGACAGGAGGTACGTATGCACAGAAGGAAAGGAATTGATGTAAGCTACGCCGACGGCCGGATTGACTGGAGAAGAGTGAAACAGGATGGTATTGAATTTGCAATGGTCAGGGCCGGATTCGGCGACGGAAATATAGATCACGAATTTGACCGCAATGCAAGGGAATGTAACCGTGAAAGGATTCCTTTGGGAGCCTACTGGTTCAGCTATGCCTATACAAAGGAGATGGCCAGAGAAGAAGCAAGACAGTGTGTGAGGATTATCCGGAGATATCGGATTGAGTATCCGGTGGCTTTTGATTTTGAAGAAGACTCGATTGATTACGCCAGGGATCAAGGAGTTATCATCACGAGAGATCTGGCAACTGACTTTACAAGGGAATTCTGTAATGAAATCAGAAGATCCGGTTACAGGCCTATGTTTTACACAAATTTATCTGACCTGGAGGACTATTTTGATATAGAAAGACTCAGGGAATATGAGCTGTGGCTTGCCAAATATCAGCCTACTTTAGGAGTGGAGGATGTGGATATGTGGCAGTTTTCCAGTGACGGAAGGGTAAGAGGCATCCATGGTGCTGTGGATATGGATTACAGTTTCAAAGACTATGACAAAAGGAATCCTTCAGCAAGACACAGACTTTGCCCGGAAACAAGAGAAAGCAGAGAATAACAATTCCCCCATCCTGTATAAGACAAAAACGCCTAGTACAGAATGGGGGATTTTTAGATCAATCCGAATTTTTTCAGGGCATATTCAATTCCGTTGTCCGCCACAGAAAGTGTTTCATAGGAGGCCCGGCATTTCACTTCGTCAGGGCTGTTTCCCATGGCAATTCCGTAGGAGACTGCGTCAAACATTTCAAGATCATTTCTGCTGTCCCCGAATGCATAACTGTCTTCTGGGGCAAGTCCCAGGTGGGAGAGCAGGACTTGGATGCCGGATGCCTTGGAATAACCAGCCGGTATGATTTCATTATATTGGTGTTCCGGATGAAGAATCACTTGGAATTCCGGCTGCATTTGCTGAACCAGTCCAGCGATATCACTGTCTTCTTTTGGGTACCCGGTAATCTTAGAAAAGCGGTAATCACAAGAAGACAGAGGCCGCAGATTCTGGCCGTAGCTGTGTTTAATTCTTTTTATGGCAGCCTGAAAGTTTTCGCCGGCCGCTGCATCATCAAGGTAGACGTAGTCAGGGGATTCAATAAAAAAGTTGACATTGGTTTGGTGAAGCACAGAGACTGCATGTTTTCCCACCTGTTCGGGAAGCACGGCGTTATGCAGCACTTTGCCGTCAAATTCTACATAGGTGCCGCATCCAGCGATGATGCCATGGAATCCCAGATCAATGATATCTTGTTTGATGATACTTTTGTTGCGGCCGGTACAGATGACCGCATAATGGCCGTTGGAAATCAGCTTTGTTATGGAATGCTGTGTACTTTCAGTCACTTTGCCGGAATGATCGTGAAGTGTGCCGTCTATATCAAAAAATACAATTTTCTGATTTGTCATAGTCAGGCCTCCTTTTCTTATTAAGACTGGTATTATTTTACCACATCATGGTTTAAGCGTGA
Coding sequences within:
- a CDS encoding Cof-type HAD-IIB family hydrolase codes for the protein MTNQKIVFFDIDGTLHDHSGKVTESTQHSITKLISNGHYAVICTGRNKSIIKQDIIDLGFHGIIAGCGTYVEFDGKVLHNAVLPEQVGKHAVSVLHQTNVNFFIESPDYVYLDDAAAGENFQAAIKRIKHSYGQNLRPLSSCDYRFSKITGYPKEDSDIAGLVQQMQPEFQVILHPEHQYNEIIPAGYSKASGIQVLLSHLGLAPEDSYAFGDSRNDLEMFDAVSYGIAMGNSPDEVKCRASYETLSVADNGIEYALKKFGLI